Proteins from one Bactrocera neohumeralis isolate Rockhampton chromosome 3, APGP_CSIRO_Bneo_wtdbg2-racon-allhic-juicebox.fasta_v2, whole genome shotgun sequence genomic window:
- the LOC126752901 gene encoding PR domain zinc finger protein 10 isoform X2: MLQPQQIRRQQTAQQQQLQLQPTQQQSNSMSLSNASGGVGGGGSTAIVTAPSTIATVPAGTAGGMVGVAGNTLIPLTAPVQQQPVSIATLTAATIAAVAAGGGTPTTLTATPVTIGGLSISVTNPATVVTGNIADTKIGQTLQQHQQQTHQQQQTISSTGDTLATASTTTALLPNAPNLSKYWVVSNGQALPYNILPNGTIITQHQRQQTTEQDTHTQQQVQLQQQQQQQQANALQIHAAVNASDDNRQQQQQHVSQQQHVTAAVQQSQQTQQQHQQPQQQQLLQRENIKEEKPFLDNGKLNQSLVMQHVGATASSAPTTSGATTITLGAPKTEVKDDVGMGKPPIEMYKVNIEDFSQLFTYHEVFGKIHGDVMNQAAHAVPNPAPPPPHGNASNNAAVAAVVASANAAAVAAAAAAAAANTTSGVVAPTTTTNLTTAISTSGTTTAPATAVTATPTVTGELLMPKMEGGLPVVDQTTTIALAPDGTPIATGTHVCDICGKIFQFRYQLIVHRRYHSERKPFNCQVCGQGFTTSQDLTRHGKIHIGGPMFTCIVCFNVFANNASLERHMKRHSTDKPFACTICQKTFARKEHLDNHFRSHTGETPFRCQYCAKTFTRKEHMVNHVRKHTGETPHRCDICKKSFTRKEHYVNHYMWHTGQTPHQCDVCGKKYTRKEHLANHMRSHTNDTPFRCEICGKSFSRKEHFTNHILWHTGETPHRCDFCSKTFTRKEHLLNHVRQHTGESPHRCTYCLKTFTRKEHLVNHIRQHTGETPFKCTYCTKAFTRKDHMVNHIRQHTGESPHKCTYCTKTFTRKEHLVNHVRQHTGESPHRCSYCKKTFTRKEHLTNHVRLHTGDSPHKCEYCQKTFTRKEHLNNHMRQHSSDNPHCCNVCNKPFTRKEHLINHMSRCHTGDRPFACETCGKSFPLKGNLLFHQRSHTKGQECERPFSCEKCPKTFICKGHLVSHMRSHSGEKPHACTLCSKAFVERGNLKRHMKMNHPDAVMPPPPQPHPQIPAGILTSVKEEIKPIFLPHQTPTMHTIQQITSGAAAANAVQLAPSLVPLVTSTITSHNNQKPQQQQQQQQQQQQQQQQQAHQQHQQQVQQQQQQHQQQQQQQQQQQQLLQLSIQHQQQQEQHRQHQQQQQAHHQQTQAQAQQQAHAPQPQPQQPPPVPIALIQTDPGVLARAAMQLQHLPANVEQHPVVY, translated from the exons ATGTTGCAGCCACAGCAAATCCGAAGACAAcaaacagcacaacaacaacaattgcagctGCAGCCGACGCAGCAACAGAGTAATTCAATGTCGTTGAGCAATGCAAGTGGTGGAGTTGGTGGTGGGGGCTCCACTGCCATAGTGACAGCCCCCTCCACTATAGCCACTGTACCCGCTGGGACAGCAGGCGGTATGGTTGGTGTTGCCGGTAATACCTTAATACCACTGACAGCCCCAGTCCAACAGCAGCCAGTTTCAATAGCCACTTTGACGGCGGCGACAATTGCGGCCGTTGCAGCTGGAGGTGGCACACCAACCACTCTAACCGCGACGCCAGTAACTATCGGTGGTCTTAGCATAAGTGTTACGAATCCTGCAACTGTCGTTACTGGCAATATTGCTGACACAAAGATAGGCCAAACATTgcaacagcaccaacaacaaacgcatcaacagcaacaaacaataAGTTCAACTGGAGACACATTAGCAACGGCATCAACCACAACTGCACTATTGCCAAATGCACCAAAC ttgaGCAAATATTGGGTCGTTTCAAATGGTCAAGCGCTTCCCTATAATATTTTGCCAAATGGAACAATAATCACACAACATCAGCGGCAGCAAACGACGGAGCAGGATACACATACACAACAACAGGTTCAActtcagcagcaacaacagcaacagcaagctAATGCATTACAAATTCACG ctGCAGTAAATGCCAGCGATGACAatcgacagcaacaacagcagcatgTTTCGCAGCAGCAACATGTAACTGCCGCTGTGCAGCAGTCACAGCAAACTCAACAACAGCATCAACagccccaacaacaacaactcttaCAACGAGAGAATATTAAAGAGGAGAAACCATTTTTAGATAACGGGAAGTTAAATCAATCTTTAGTTATGCAACACGTAGGCGCAACAGCATCGTCCGCGCCGACGACGTCCGGTGCTACTACCATAACCCTAGGTGCGCCGAAAACCGAAGTTAAAGACGATGTTGGAATGGGCAAACCGCCTATTGAAATGTATAAAGTTAACATTGAAGACTTTTCCCAGCTTTTTACCTATCATGaagtttttggtaaaattcaCGGTGATGTCATGAATCAGGCTGCACATGCAGTACCCAATCctgcaccaccaccaccgcatGGTAATGCGAGCAACAATGCTGCAGTTGCGGCCGTTGTGGCCAGCGCTAATGCTGCCGCTGTCGCTGCTGCTGCGGCCGCGGCAGCCGCAAATACAACGAGCGGTGTTGTGGCCCCCACAACAACTACCAATCTAACGACGGCAATCAGCACTAGTGGCACTACCACCGCCCCTGCAACGGCTGTAACAGCAACCCCAACTGTGACCGGGGAGCTACTGATGCCAAAAATGGAGGGTGGCCTACCGGTTGTGGATCAGACAACAACCATCGCGCTTGCTCCGGATGGCACTCCCATCGCTACTGGTACACATGTCTGTGACATTTGCGGCAAAATCTTCCAATTTCGCTATCAATTGATCGTACATCGACGTTATCATAGTGAACGGAAACCATTCAATTGCCAGGTTTGTGGACAGGGCTTCACAACTTCACAAGATTTAACGCGCCATGGGAAGATTCACATCGGTGGACCAATGTTTACGTGCATCGTTTGTTTCAATGTATTCGCTAACAATGCCAGTTTGGAACGGCATATGAAACGACATTCGACCGATAAACCATTTGCATGTACGATCTGCCAGAAGACATTTGCACGCAAGGAACATTTGGACAACCACTTTCGTTCGCATACGGGCGAGACACCTTtccggtgccaatattgcgcaaAGACATTCACGCGGAAGGAGCACATGGTGAATCATGTGCGCAAACACACGGGTGAGACGCCACATCGTTGCGATATTTGTAAGAAGTCCTTCACGCGCAAGGAACACTATGTTAACCACTACATGTGGCACACTG gCCAAACACCTCACCAGTGCGATGTATGTGGCAAGAAGTATACACGCAAAGAGCACCTAGCTAATCATATGCGTTCACACACTAATGACACACCATTTAGATGTGAGATATGCGGCAAAAGTTTCAGTCGCAAGGAGCACTTTACCAATCACATTCTCTGGCATACCG GCGAAACACCTCATCGTTGCGATTTCTGTTCGAAAACATTTACACGCAAAGAACATTTGCTAAATCATGTACGTCAACATACCGGCGAATCGCCTCATCGTTGCACATATTGCTTGAAAACGTTCACACGCAAGGAACACCTAGTAAATCACATACGTCAGCATACTGGTGAAACACCGTTCAAATGCACCTATTGCACGAAGGCATTTACGCGCAAAGATCATATGGTGAATCATATTAGGCAACATACCGGAGAATCGCCGCACAAGTGCACATACTGCACAAAAACGTTCACACGAAAGGAGCATCTGGTAAATCATGTGCGTCAGCATACTGGTGAATCTCCTCATCGTTGCAGTTACTGCAAGAAGACCTTTACACGCAAGGAGCATTTGACGAATCATGTACGTTTGCATACTGGCGATTCACCGCATAAATGCGAGTATTGTCAAAAGACATTTACGCGTAAAGAGCATCTAAACAATCATATGCGCCAACACTCCAGTGACAATCCACATTGTTGTAATGTGTGCAACAAGCCATTCACTCGTAAAGAGCATCTCATCAATCATATGTCACGTTGTCACACTGGTGATCGTCCTTTCGCTTGTGAGACTTGTGGTAAGTCGTTTCCACTCAAAGGAAATCTGCTGTTCCACCAACGTAGTCACACTAAAGGACAGGAATGTGAACGTCCGTTTTCATGTGAGAAATGTCCCAAGACCTTTATATGCAAGG GTCATCTTGTCTCGCATATGCGTTCGCATTCGGGCGAGAAACCACACGCGTGCACATTATGCAGCAAAGCTTTTGTTGAGCGTGGAAATTTGAAGCGTCACATGAAGATGAACCATCCCGATGCGGTAATGCCTCCTCCGCCGCAGCCTCATCCGCAAATCCCAGCTGGTATACTGACGTCAGTCAAAGAGGAAATAAAACCAATATTTC TTCCTCATCAAACACCGACCATGCACACCATCCAACAAATTACATCGGGCGCAGCTGCGGCAAATGCCGTGCAGTTGGCCCCTAGTCTGGTGCCGTTGGTTACCTCAACGATAACTTCGCATAATAATCAGaagccgcagcagcagcagcaacaacaacagcagcaacagcaacaacagcagcaacaagcacatcaacagcaccaacaacaggtgcaacagcagcagcaacaacatcaacagcagcagcagcagcagcaacaacaacaacaattactacAATTATCCatacaacatcaacaacagcagGAACAACATCGCCAacaccagcaacagcaacaggcGCATCACCAACAAACACAGGcgcaagcacaacaacaagctCATGCACCACAACCTCAACCGCAACAACCGCCACCCGTGCCTATCGCACTCATACAAACCGATCCGGGCGTCTTGGCGCGCGCCGCCATGCAACTGCAGCACCTGCCAGCGAATGTTGAGCAACATCCGGTGGTTTACTAA
- the LOC126752901 gene encoding uncharacterized protein LOC126752901 isoform X1 yields MNSEHAAVKATPGESAKATITVATANELNRQYQQQQRHSPQQHLNNSHHLHQLQLQQQQTQNQQLNEPQQIRRQQTAQQQQLQLQPTQQQSNSMSLSNASGGVGGGGSTAIVTAPSTIATVPAGTAGGMVGVAGNTLIPLTAPVQQQPVSIATLTAATIAAVAAGGGTPTTLTATPVTIGGLSISVTNPATVVTGNIADTKIGQTLQQHQQQTHQQQQTISSTGDTLATASTTTALLPNAPNLSKYWVVSNGQALPYNILPNGTIITQHQRQQTTEQDTHTQQQVQLQQQQQQQQANALQIHAAVNASDDNRQQQQQHVSQQQHVTAAVQQSQQTQQQHQQPQQQQLLQRENIKEEKPFLDNGKLNQSLVMQHVGATASSAPTTSGATTITLGAPKTEVKDDVGMGKPPIEMYKVNIEDFSQLFTYHEVFGKIHGDVMNQAAHAVPNPAPPPPHGNASNNAAVAAVVASANAAAVAAAAAAAAANTTSGVVAPTTTTNLTTAISTSGTTTAPATAVTATPTVTGELLMPKMEGGLPVVDQTTTIALAPDGTPIATGTHVCDICGKIFQFRYQLIVHRRYHSERKPFNCQVCGQGFTTSQDLTRHGKIHIGGPMFTCIVCFNVFANNASLERHMKRHSTDKPFACTICQKTFARKEHLDNHFRSHTGETPFRCQYCAKTFTRKEHMVNHVRKHTGETPHRCDICKKSFTRKEHYVNHYMWHTGQTPHQCDVCGKKYTRKEHLANHMRSHTNDTPFRCEICGKSFSRKEHFTNHILWHTGETPHRCDFCSKTFTRKEHLLNHVRQHTGESPHRCTYCLKTFTRKEHLVNHIRQHTGETPFKCTYCTKAFTRKDHMVNHIRQHTGESPHKCTYCTKTFTRKEHLVNHVRQHTGESPHRCSYCKKTFTRKEHLTNHVRLHTGDSPHKCEYCQKTFTRKEHLNNHMRQHSSDNPHCCNVCNKPFTRKEHLINHMSRCHTGDRPFACETCGKSFPLKGNLLFHQRSHTKGQECERPFSCEKCPKTFICKGHLVSHMRSHSGEKPHACTLCSKAFVERGNLKRHMKMNHPDAVMPPPPQPHPQIPAGILTSVKEEIKPIFLPHQTPTMHTIQQITSGAAAANAVQLAPSLVPLVTSTITSHNNQKPQQQQQQQQQQQQQQQQQAHQQHQQQVQQQQQQHQQQQQQQQQQQQLLQLSIQHQQQQEQHRQHQQQQQAHHQQTQAQAQQQAHAPQPQPQQPPPVPIALIQTDPGVLARAAMQLQHLPANVEQHPVVY; encoded by the exons ATGAATAGTGAACATGCAGCAGTAAAAGCAACTCCTGGTGAGTCAGCGAAAGCCACAATTACTGTTGCCACTGCTAATGAATTGAATCGGCAatatcaacaacagcaacgacatTCACCACAGCAACATCTTAACAATTCTCATCATTTACATCAACTgcaattacagcaacaacagaCGCAAAACCAACAACTAAACGAG CCACAGCAAATCCGAAGACAAcaaacagcacaacaacaacaattgcagctGCAGCCGACGCAGCAACAGAGTAATTCAATGTCGTTGAGCAATGCAAGTGGTGGAGTTGGTGGTGGGGGCTCCACTGCCATAGTGACAGCCCCCTCCACTATAGCCACTGTACCCGCTGGGACAGCAGGCGGTATGGTTGGTGTTGCCGGTAATACCTTAATACCACTGACAGCCCCAGTCCAACAGCAGCCAGTTTCAATAGCCACTTTGACGGCGGCGACAATTGCGGCCGTTGCAGCTGGAGGTGGCACACCAACCACTCTAACCGCGACGCCAGTAACTATCGGTGGTCTTAGCATAAGTGTTACGAATCCTGCAACTGTCGTTACTGGCAATATTGCTGACACAAAGATAGGCCAAACATTgcaacagcaccaacaacaaacgcatcaacagcaacaaacaataAGTTCAACTGGAGACACATTAGCAACGGCATCAACCACAACTGCACTATTGCCAAATGCACCAAAC ttgaGCAAATATTGGGTCGTTTCAAATGGTCAAGCGCTTCCCTATAATATTTTGCCAAATGGAACAATAATCACACAACATCAGCGGCAGCAAACGACGGAGCAGGATACACATACACAACAACAGGTTCAActtcagcagcaacaacagcaacagcaagctAATGCATTACAAATTCACG ctGCAGTAAATGCCAGCGATGACAatcgacagcaacaacagcagcatgTTTCGCAGCAGCAACATGTAACTGCCGCTGTGCAGCAGTCACAGCAAACTCAACAACAGCATCAACagccccaacaacaacaactcttaCAACGAGAGAATATTAAAGAGGAGAAACCATTTTTAGATAACGGGAAGTTAAATCAATCTTTAGTTATGCAACACGTAGGCGCAACAGCATCGTCCGCGCCGACGACGTCCGGTGCTACTACCATAACCCTAGGTGCGCCGAAAACCGAAGTTAAAGACGATGTTGGAATGGGCAAACCGCCTATTGAAATGTATAAAGTTAACATTGAAGACTTTTCCCAGCTTTTTACCTATCATGaagtttttggtaaaattcaCGGTGATGTCATGAATCAGGCTGCACATGCAGTACCCAATCctgcaccaccaccaccgcatGGTAATGCGAGCAACAATGCTGCAGTTGCGGCCGTTGTGGCCAGCGCTAATGCTGCCGCTGTCGCTGCTGCTGCGGCCGCGGCAGCCGCAAATACAACGAGCGGTGTTGTGGCCCCCACAACAACTACCAATCTAACGACGGCAATCAGCACTAGTGGCACTACCACCGCCCCTGCAACGGCTGTAACAGCAACCCCAACTGTGACCGGGGAGCTACTGATGCCAAAAATGGAGGGTGGCCTACCGGTTGTGGATCAGACAACAACCATCGCGCTTGCTCCGGATGGCACTCCCATCGCTACTGGTACACATGTCTGTGACATTTGCGGCAAAATCTTCCAATTTCGCTATCAATTGATCGTACATCGACGTTATCATAGTGAACGGAAACCATTCAATTGCCAGGTTTGTGGACAGGGCTTCACAACTTCACAAGATTTAACGCGCCATGGGAAGATTCACATCGGTGGACCAATGTTTACGTGCATCGTTTGTTTCAATGTATTCGCTAACAATGCCAGTTTGGAACGGCATATGAAACGACATTCGACCGATAAACCATTTGCATGTACGATCTGCCAGAAGACATTTGCACGCAAGGAACATTTGGACAACCACTTTCGTTCGCATACGGGCGAGACACCTTtccggtgccaatattgcgcaaAGACATTCACGCGGAAGGAGCACATGGTGAATCATGTGCGCAAACACACGGGTGAGACGCCACATCGTTGCGATATTTGTAAGAAGTCCTTCACGCGCAAGGAACACTATGTTAACCACTACATGTGGCACACTG gCCAAACACCTCACCAGTGCGATGTATGTGGCAAGAAGTATACACGCAAAGAGCACCTAGCTAATCATATGCGTTCACACACTAATGACACACCATTTAGATGTGAGATATGCGGCAAAAGTTTCAGTCGCAAGGAGCACTTTACCAATCACATTCTCTGGCATACCG GCGAAACACCTCATCGTTGCGATTTCTGTTCGAAAACATTTACACGCAAAGAACATTTGCTAAATCATGTACGTCAACATACCGGCGAATCGCCTCATCGTTGCACATATTGCTTGAAAACGTTCACACGCAAGGAACACCTAGTAAATCACATACGTCAGCATACTGGTGAAACACCGTTCAAATGCACCTATTGCACGAAGGCATTTACGCGCAAAGATCATATGGTGAATCATATTAGGCAACATACCGGAGAATCGCCGCACAAGTGCACATACTGCACAAAAACGTTCACACGAAAGGAGCATCTGGTAAATCATGTGCGTCAGCATACTGGTGAATCTCCTCATCGTTGCAGTTACTGCAAGAAGACCTTTACACGCAAGGAGCATTTGACGAATCATGTACGTTTGCATACTGGCGATTCACCGCATAAATGCGAGTATTGTCAAAAGACATTTACGCGTAAAGAGCATCTAAACAATCATATGCGCCAACACTCCAGTGACAATCCACATTGTTGTAATGTGTGCAACAAGCCATTCACTCGTAAAGAGCATCTCATCAATCATATGTCACGTTGTCACACTGGTGATCGTCCTTTCGCTTGTGAGACTTGTGGTAAGTCGTTTCCACTCAAAGGAAATCTGCTGTTCCACCAACGTAGTCACACTAAAGGACAGGAATGTGAACGTCCGTTTTCATGTGAGAAATGTCCCAAGACCTTTATATGCAAGG GTCATCTTGTCTCGCATATGCGTTCGCATTCGGGCGAGAAACCACACGCGTGCACATTATGCAGCAAAGCTTTTGTTGAGCGTGGAAATTTGAAGCGTCACATGAAGATGAACCATCCCGATGCGGTAATGCCTCCTCCGCCGCAGCCTCATCCGCAAATCCCAGCTGGTATACTGACGTCAGTCAAAGAGGAAATAAAACCAATATTTC TTCCTCATCAAACACCGACCATGCACACCATCCAACAAATTACATCGGGCGCAGCTGCGGCAAATGCCGTGCAGTTGGCCCCTAGTCTGGTGCCGTTGGTTACCTCAACGATAACTTCGCATAATAATCAGaagccgcagcagcagcagcaacaacaacagcagcaacagcaacaacagcagcaacaagcacatcaacagcaccaacaacaggtgcaacagcagcagcaacaacatcaacagcagcagcagcagcagcaacaacaacaacaattactacAATTATCCatacaacatcaacaacagcagGAACAACATCGCCAacaccagcaacagcaacaggcGCATCACCAACAAACACAGGcgcaagcacaacaacaagctCATGCACCACAACCTCAACCGCAACAACCGCCACCCGTGCCTATCGCACTCATACAAACCGATCCGGGCGTCTTGGCGCGCGCCGCCATGCAACTGCAGCACCTGCCAGCGAATGTTGAGCAACATCCGGTGGTTTACTAA
- the LOC126752901 gene encoding zinc finger protein 473 isoform X3: protein MNSEHAAVKATPGESAKATITVATANELNRQYQQQQRHSPQQHLNNSHHLHQLQLQQQQTQNQQLNELSKYWVVSNGQALPYNILPNGTIITQHQRQQTTEQDTHTQQQVQLQQQQQQQQANALQIHAAVNASDDNRQQQQQHVSQQQHVTAAVQQSQQTQQQHQQPQQQQLLQRENIKEEKPFLDNGKLNQSLVMQHVGATASSAPTTSGATTITLGAPKTEVKDDVGMGKPPIEMYKVNIEDFSQLFTYHEVFGKIHGDVMNQAAHAVPNPAPPPPHGNASNNAAVAAVVASANAAAVAAAAAAAAANTTSGVVAPTTTTNLTTAISTSGTTTAPATAVTATPTVTGELLMPKMEGGLPVVDQTTTIALAPDGTPIATGTHVCDICGKIFQFRYQLIVHRRYHSERKPFNCQVCGQGFTTSQDLTRHGKIHIGGPMFTCIVCFNVFANNASLERHMKRHSTDKPFACTICQKTFARKEHLDNHFRSHTGETPFRCQYCAKTFTRKEHMVNHVRKHTGETPHRCDICKKSFTRKEHYVNHYMWHTGQTPHQCDVCGKKYTRKEHLANHMRSHTNDTPFRCEICGKSFSRKEHFTNHILWHTGETPHRCDFCSKTFTRKEHLLNHVRQHTGESPHRCTYCLKTFTRKEHLVNHIRQHTGETPFKCTYCTKAFTRKDHMVNHIRQHTGESPHKCTYCTKTFTRKEHLVNHVRQHTGESPHRCSYCKKTFTRKEHLTNHVRLHTGDSPHKCEYCQKTFTRKEHLNNHMRQHSSDNPHCCNVCNKPFTRKEHLINHMSRCHTGDRPFACETCGKSFPLKGNLLFHQRSHTKGQECERPFSCEKCPKTFICKGHLVSHMRSHSGEKPHACTLCSKAFVERGNLKRHMKMNHPDAVMPPPPQPHPQIPAGILTSVKEEIKPIFLPHQTPTMHTIQQITSGAAAANAVQLAPSLVPLVTSTITSHNNQKPQQQQQQQQQQQQQQQQQAHQQHQQQVQQQQQQHQQQQQQQQQQQQLLQLSIQHQQQQEQHRQHQQQQQAHHQQTQAQAQQQAHAPQPQPQQPPPVPIALIQTDPGVLARAAMQLQHLPANVEQHPVVY from the exons ATGAATAGTGAACATGCAGCAGTAAAAGCAACTCCTGGTGAGTCAGCGAAAGCCACAATTACTGTTGCCACTGCTAATGAATTGAATCGGCAatatcaacaacagcaacgacatTCACCACAGCAACATCTTAACAATTCTCATCATTTACATCAACTgcaattacagcaacaacagaCGCAAAACCAACAACTAAACGAG ttgaGCAAATATTGGGTCGTTTCAAATGGTCAAGCGCTTCCCTATAATATTTTGCCAAATGGAACAATAATCACACAACATCAGCGGCAGCAAACGACGGAGCAGGATACACATACACAACAACAGGTTCAActtcagcagcaacaacagcaacagcaagctAATGCATTACAAATTCACG ctGCAGTAAATGCCAGCGATGACAatcgacagcaacaacagcagcatgTTTCGCAGCAGCAACATGTAACTGCCGCTGTGCAGCAGTCACAGCAAACTCAACAACAGCATCAACagccccaacaacaacaactcttaCAACGAGAGAATATTAAAGAGGAGAAACCATTTTTAGATAACGGGAAGTTAAATCAATCTTTAGTTATGCAACACGTAGGCGCAACAGCATCGTCCGCGCCGACGACGTCCGGTGCTACTACCATAACCCTAGGTGCGCCGAAAACCGAAGTTAAAGACGATGTTGGAATGGGCAAACCGCCTATTGAAATGTATAAAGTTAACATTGAAGACTTTTCCCAGCTTTTTACCTATCATGaagtttttggtaaaattcaCGGTGATGTCATGAATCAGGCTGCACATGCAGTACCCAATCctgcaccaccaccaccgcatGGTAATGCGAGCAACAATGCTGCAGTTGCGGCCGTTGTGGCCAGCGCTAATGCTGCCGCTGTCGCTGCTGCTGCGGCCGCGGCAGCCGCAAATACAACGAGCGGTGTTGTGGCCCCCACAACAACTACCAATCTAACGACGGCAATCAGCACTAGTGGCACTACCACCGCCCCTGCAACGGCTGTAACAGCAACCCCAACTGTGACCGGGGAGCTACTGATGCCAAAAATGGAGGGTGGCCTACCGGTTGTGGATCAGACAACAACCATCGCGCTTGCTCCGGATGGCACTCCCATCGCTACTGGTACACATGTCTGTGACATTTGCGGCAAAATCTTCCAATTTCGCTATCAATTGATCGTACATCGACGTTATCATAGTGAACGGAAACCATTCAATTGCCAGGTTTGTGGACAGGGCTTCACAACTTCACAAGATTTAACGCGCCATGGGAAGATTCACATCGGTGGACCAATGTTTACGTGCATCGTTTGTTTCAATGTATTCGCTAACAATGCCAGTTTGGAACGGCATATGAAACGACATTCGACCGATAAACCATTTGCATGTACGATCTGCCAGAAGACATTTGCACGCAAGGAACATTTGGACAACCACTTTCGTTCGCATACGGGCGAGACACCTTtccggtgccaatattgcgcaaAGACATTCACGCGGAAGGAGCACATGGTGAATCATGTGCGCAAACACACGGGTGAGACGCCACATCGTTGCGATATTTGTAAGAAGTCCTTCACGCGCAAGGAACACTATGTTAACCACTACATGTGGCACACTG gCCAAACACCTCACCAGTGCGATGTATGTGGCAAGAAGTATACACGCAAAGAGCACCTAGCTAATCATATGCGTTCACACACTAATGACACACCATTTAGATGTGAGATATGCGGCAAAAGTTTCAGTCGCAAGGAGCACTTTACCAATCACATTCTCTGGCATACCG GCGAAACACCTCATCGTTGCGATTTCTGTTCGAAAACATTTACACGCAAAGAACATTTGCTAAATCATGTACGTCAACATACCGGCGAATCGCCTCATCGTTGCACATATTGCTTGAAAACGTTCACACGCAAGGAACACCTAGTAAATCACATACGTCAGCATACTGGTGAAACACCGTTCAAATGCACCTATTGCACGAAGGCATTTACGCGCAAAGATCATATGGTGAATCATATTAGGCAACATACCGGAGAATCGCCGCACAAGTGCACATACTGCACAAAAACGTTCACACGAAAGGAGCATCTGGTAAATCATGTGCGTCAGCATACTGGTGAATCTCCTCATCGTTGCAGTTACTGCAAGAAGACCTTTACACGCAAGGAGCATTTGACGAATCATGTACGTTTGCATACTGGCGATTCACCGCATAAATGCGAGTATTGTCAAAAGACATTTACGCGTAAAGAGCATCTAAACAATCATATGCGCCAACACTCCAGTGACAATCCACATTGTTGTAATGTGTGCAACAAGCCATTCACTCGTAAAGAGCATCTCATCAATCATATGTCACGTTGTCACACTGGTGATCGTCCTTTCGCTTGTGAGACTTGTGGTAAGTCGTTTCCACTCAAAGGAAATCTGCTGTTCCACCAACGTAGTCACACTAAAGGACAGGAATGTGAACGTCCGTTTTCATGTGAGAAATGTCCCAAGACCTTTATATGCAAGG GTCATCTTGTCTCGCATATGCGTTCGCATTCGGGCGAGAAACCACACGCGTGCACATTATGCAGCAAAGCTTTTGTTGAGCGTGGAAATTTGAAGCGTCACATGAAGATGAACCATCCCGATGCGGTAATGCCTCCTCCGCCGCAGCCTCATCCGCAAATCCCAGCTGGTATACTGACGTCAGTCAAAGAGGAAATAAAACCAATATTTC TTCCTCATCAAACACCGACCATGCACACCATCCAACAAATTACATCGGGCGCAGCTGCGGCAAATGCCGTGCAGTTGGCCCCTAGTCTGGTGCCGTTGGTTACCTCAACGATAACTTCGCATAATAATCAGaagccgcagcagcagcagcaacaacaacagcagcaacagcaacaacagcagcaacaagcacatcaacagcaccaacaacaggtgcaacagcagcagcaacaacatcaacagcagcagcagcagcagcaacaacaacaacaattactacAATTATCCatacaacatcaacaacagcagGAACAACATCGCCAacaccagcaacagcaacaggcGCATCACCAACAAACACAGGcgcaagcacaacaacaagctCATGCACCACAACCTCAACCGCAACAACCGCCACCCGTGCCTATCGCACTCATACAAACCGATCCGGGCGTCTTGGCGCGCGCCGCCATGCAACTGCAGCACCTGCCAGCGAATGTTGAGCAACATCCGGTGGTTTACTAA